The nucleotide sequence GACCGTGTCCATCTTGTTCATTGCTCTCCCTGGCGCCTTGAACGGGCCTGAACATGCCAGGAGACCTGGAGGGCACAAATGACTGAACAAACGACCAGATCATCTGCCCGAGAACTGTCTCTCTGTTGACTGGGAAGCCCCGGGACAGGGTCCACGCCTGTGCCAGTCCATCCGTGAGAAGGCAGCAGCAGGATGAACTGAGTTAATGCTCCCATCAGCCTTAACAGCAAGCTGCTGTTGCTCTCCTCCAGTTTCAGCTAAGGAAGCAGGCTCAGAGAAGGTAAGCGTcatacccaaggtcacacagcaaggaagTAGCCAGGGTGGGGCTGCAGCCCAGTCCTGTCAATTCTTCCCACATAGACCTTAGGCTCAAGGCCCACGTTCCTGACGTTCACGAAGGGGAGAGGCCAGCTGTGTTGTCTGACTGCCAAGACAGGCGGAGGACTCCTGAGGGGTCACAGCCTGGATTCCCCATCTGGCCCAGCCCATCTGCCTCCACTTCTCCTTGCCCAAGATAGCCAGTGGCCCAGGCATGATAGGGCTCAGGCTGCCTGTAAGGGCCACGACCCTGGGTCTTCTGAGCAGTACAAGTGGTTTTAGAAAGTGCTGCTCGGCTGACTGCACAAATGGGGTGCTGGGGGAGCCCACACTCACCATGAGGCTGCTGAACTCCTTGGTCACGAGAAAGGCCATGAGCCAGTTGGTGAGGACACACATGCCTGTCGCCACACCCTTGACATGCAGAGGGAAGATCTCTGACATGAGCAGCCAGGGGATGGGCCCCCAGCCCACCGCAAAGCCTGTGGGAGCGAGACAGGCAAGACAGGCATCAGGGCCCGCAGGGCTGGGCTCCTCGGCTCGCCGCAGAGCCAGGAGACCCAGCTTCCCGGCCTGTGGGGCTGAGGGGTCCTGGATCCCAGTGTGGTCCCGCCAGCTCCATGCTCTTTCCTGCCAAGGCCTCTGAGATAGGGTCACAACGGGGCCTGCTCAAGGGCTGCTCAGGGGATTCAGTGAAAGGAAAGCAGAGGAGCCTAGTTCAGCATCTGCATGTGGTCAGAGCTATAAATGCAGAGCTTGGGATCTGTGAGACTAGAGGTGAGGCTGGGGAAGACCCCACCTGCTGGGAGCCGCCAGAGCAGAGCCGGGGGATCGCCTCCCACTCCTCGCCCAGCCTCCCACGGGCCCCCTTACCGGCGATGAAGAGGCACATGCTGCCCACGGCCAGCCAGGCCAGCCCCACGCTGGCATCAACAGGCTCTGCGGAGACAGGCGCCGACAGGGCCATGTGCGAGGAGTTGCCGGGCCCACCCTGCGTCAGCTTGAAGTAGGTGCCGAAGGCGCTCGTGCTGAACACCATGGCCACACCTGCAAGCGGGAGGGTGGCGGTGGGTGGGGCGCCCGGGGAATGGCCCAGGGGGCAGCAGCATGGCCTGGATGCCTCTGAGAGGGGCAGGCTCGGCTCCCAGAGAGCGGCCAGCCTGGTGTTCTGGGACCTTGGCTCCAGGAGCCCTGACTGGGTGGCAGCCACCCCGCCTTGGACCTCAGCGATCTGCAAGAAGTTCCTGGAGCAGACCCTCTGGGCCGAGGAAACGGGAGGTACCggcgcagcagcagcagcgggtGACCCTCAGCCCCGACGGTTGTCTTTGCAGCAGCTGCTGGGTACCCATGTCCGTGGGCCGCAGCTCTTGCTGAAGGTCTCACGTGGATCACCTCCCATTCCTCACAATAGCGCTGAGGGAGGTGCTACCGTTACCCCCATTTCCCAGagggggagactgaggctcagagaggtaaagtcacTTGTCCAAAACGACCCACAAGCTCCTGAGTCACTTCACCTTCCTGGCCCTCAGTGTTCCCATCATAAGCTGGGGCTGTGACGGTGCCTTCTTGTGGGTTCACCAGAGGTCAAAGGCGTGGTGTGGGAGTACCACTAGCATGGACACGCCTCCAGTGAGCGCTTGGTGACGAGCTGCCGTCAAATCATGGCCGCATTAGTCCACGACGTTTGTCATCACAAATGCTCCCTGTCCTCCTCCTGCAGTGTGGTGGCCTGGGCAAAGGCCCTCCAGCCCATGGCGGGGAGGCTGCTCCGGGGTGAGCCCTCACCTGACAAGACCAGGAGCAGCCTCCGCCCTGCTCTGTCCATGATGAGAGCCGCCACAGCTGTGAACAGCACCTGGATGACACCCACGACGACCGAGGCCAGGCTGCTGTCCTGGGGGAGATGGAGCCCAGGCAGGTCAGGCCGGTCAGCCGAGAGCTGGGTCCCTCCCTCTCCAGGCCTGTGCTGGGTGGCTGGGCCCTGGGCTCGGGGAGGAAGCTCCATCTCTGGGGGGGCTGGACGAGGCAGGCCAGGCAGGGGCCCCCTTTACCTTGAACTTGGCCTCTTCAAAGATAGTCTCTGCATAGAACATGACAGCGTTGACCCCCGACAGCTGCTGGAAGGCCATCAGGGAGACGCCGATGATGAAGGGCTTGTAGATGCTGGGCTGCCGCAGCAAGGCCAGGTGAAAGCTCTGCTCTGACGGAGACTGGCCATCAGgatttctctctcccctcccgcAAGGGGCCCCCCTCTATGGCTCCACTGTCCTAAGACTTGGGGAGTGTGTCGGCTCCTCATCCCAGCGCCCCCTCTGTCCTCAGGTGTGCAGACAAGTCCCAGCCTCCCCATGTGTCAGGTGAGATGACCCTCACCTGCCCAGGGCACTTCCTGATAGGTGGGGGGAGCCACAAAGAGGTAATCTGGGCAAAGAGCAAGCTGGGCTGTCCTCATCCCTGCCATGACCAACACGTCCAGCACCTCCCTCAGGTCTGGACGTGGCCCTAGCTGAGCACCTCCTACGGCCCTCCCCACTGACCTTCCCTCCCCACTGACCCCGCCCTCCTCACTGACCCCGCCCTCCTCACTAagcccctccttccttccccccacTGAGCCCCACCCACCACTGTGAAGCATGTGCTGACTCCCATGTCACAGGGGAAGAGCTAAGGCTTAGGTGAGGGGCAGCGTGGGAGCTTCAAACCCATGCCTGGGTGACTCTAGAACCCAGACTCTTAACCCTCTACCCTGCCCTACAACTCCCTTGTTAAATCCAAGTCCTCAGCTCTGCCTCTGTATcccccaccaggcctggccattCTCTTCCTGAGACAGAAAGGGTCAAAGCTCGGCCTTTGCTGGTGACTTCAGAGGCTAGGGCCCAGCTCCGTGGCGTTCCAGCTGTCTTGGCGTGCTCTAAGACAGGAAGCACTGGGACTGTCTTcgctgagggtggagggtggacaGGCACCTCCCTGTCCCCCCAAAGTGTGGCCTTGGGAACAGGCTGTGCTACCCTCCCATGACTGCTGTCCCAGTCCTGtcagctctgcctcccatccTCTCACCTGCTCGGCCCCAATGGGGGGGTCTTCCCAGCCCTGCTCGGAGCCCCACAGGAACCGCAGGGCGGCCATGGCCTCCTGGCGCCTGTGCTGAGTCAGCAGGAAGCGCGGGGTCTCGGGCATGACGCACATGAGCAGCAGCATGAGGGAGGGGGGCGCGCAGCCCAGCACAGCCAGCCAGCGCCACTCCAGCACCCAGCCTGCGGGAGGTTGTTGGGGGGGAGGCTGGTGTCAGAGCCAGGGTGAGCCAGCCTGGGCCTTGCCAGCCTCAAAGACTTAGCTtcagagatggggccttgctgcCTCTGCACATCTGCCCTCGTGTTTCCTACTGACATTGCCATTATCACAGCTGTTCATGAAGGCACATGGCATGGGCCAACCACACCAGCTGTAGAAGCGATGGTGGGTATGACAACGCGGACAATACTAGGCTACATCTGTTCGGCGAAACATTTATGTAGCCACAGAACAAAGGATGAGGTGTTTGCTGCATGTCCGCGTGGTATGATGTGGCACCATTTGTAgaagaggtgggggagggaggataaATATGCATATCCCTCGTATGAACAGACTCTCTGAAGGCTACCAAGAACCAGGCAATGGGGGCTCCCGCAGACAGGAAGGGGACAGAGGTGGAGTAAGCTTTTCACTGGACATTCCCCACGCTGGCACTTGAGTGTTGGATCATTTGAATGCATTATTTATTCAAAGTATATGTGAAAGTAGAGAGGTGAGAGGGTTTTGCTGTCTTGATGTATGAAGAACAGCACGAGTGCAGAATTGCCTAGCTTTATATAAAGGTTAAAAGGTTCTCTTACAAAGGGGCCTTGGAATAAATGAGTCTAGGGCATTGTTGCTCTAATTATTAATTTTTCCGAAGCCCGAGGCTTACCCATCCCTGGTTCCTGGTGGAAAAATACCTTTAAGATAGTCATGATGTCCCTATTTTTCTTCTGTGCTGGGGGTGCAGACAATCATTCTATGAAGTCTAGTTGTTGGAACATGATTGCCCCAGTGTGAAGGAACGTGTCACCACCATGTCACTTTGTGGAGTTAACGAGTTCACCCACCCCAGTGGATCAAAACTCACAGAAACTGATCGGGAAAGGTCGGAGAAGCAACAAGCACATACTCAGATGAGCTGAAGATAGTGCCACGGGTGGGTGGACACCTCGTACCTGTCCCCAAAATGATGAATGTCAACGCCTGCACACAGTGGAGACTTCGGTTTGCTCAGGTCTCTCAAGGTAGCCAGATCGCTGGCAGGATTCTGAATTAGGGTAGTTAAGTGGGTAAAAACGAAAGACCAAAGACCTGTGTATCATCCGCCCCGAAGATCCAGAGGGCTTGTGCCCTGGGCCAGGCCATAGCCCGTCAGGCGTCCGAGGCCTCCTACCCTGATGATGCccatggttctttttttttttttttgagacggagtctcgctctgtcgcccaggctggagtccagtggccagatctcagctcactgcaagctccgcctcccgggtttacgccattctcctgcctcagcctcccgagtagctgggactacaggcacccgccacctcgcccggctagttttttgtattttttagtagagacggggtttcaccatgttagccaggatggtctcgatctcctgaccccgtgatccacccgtctcggcctcccaaagtgctgggattacaggcttgagccaccgtgcccagccagcccaTGGTTCTTAAGTCCTTCATTGACAGTTCTCATTTGGAACCCACTGTTAGGCACTTTTCATGTGTCACTTAATTTAATGGACAGGTACTGGACTAGGTGAGGTTATGCCCATTTCaagacagagaaactgaggcttccaGAGGTGGtgtgacttggccaaggtcatgCAGCACGTAGGAGAGGCTATCCCCAAACCCAGGATGGTCAGATTTGAAGCctgccctcattttttttttttttttgagacagagtctcactgtgtcgcccacactggagtgcagtgacatgatctcagctcactgaaacctcagcctcccaggttcaagcaattcctgtgcctcagcccccaggtagctgggattacaggtgcccaccaccacgcccggctaatttttgtatttttaatagagatggggtttcaccatattggccaggctgatctcgaactcctgacctcaagtgatctgcccgccttggccccccaaagtgctgggattacaggcatgaaccacagggTCTGGCCTCTAaagcctggcctctttctttttttttttttttttttttttgagacggagtctcgctctgtcgcccaggctggagtgcagtggccggatctcagctcactgcaagctccgcctcccgggtttacgccattctcctgcctcagcctcccgagtagctgggactacaggcgcccaccacctcgcccggctaattttttgtattttttagtagagacggggtttcaccgtgttagccaggatggtctcgatctcctgacctcgtgatccgcccgtctcggcctcccaaagtgctgggattacaggcttgagccactgcgcccggtctgcCTGGCCTCTTTCTAATGAGAACACACCTGCCTCCTGAAGCTTCTTCATGCTGGCCCAGCTTTGCCCCTCGGGGTCGCCAGGACCTGGCCTCCTTCACGTTGCAACTCGCCGACATGGTGAATCCAGTACTGACATTCTCAGGGGGACTCGCTCAGCCCTTCAGACGCCTGGGCTGAAGATTCTTACAGGGACCCCCCACTTCTGGAGCCCTCTGGTTTGTCACTGCACAGTAAGGTACTGACCTAACCAGTCAGCCCTTCCCACACCCCTAGAGGGAGCTTCAGGAAAGATGAGGATATCACCTTCTCCAGCTCTCCTTGGAACTCAGTCATAAGACACacctattggccgggcgcggtggctcacacctgaaatcccagaactttgggaagctgaggtgggtggatcacgaggtcagaagatcaagaccatcctggctaacacagcgaaactccgtttctactaaaaatacaaaaaattagctgggcgtggtggcacgcacctgtaatcccacctacttgggaagctgagacaggagaatcgcttgaacccaggagatggaggttgcagtgagccgccactgcactccagcctgggtgacagagcgagactctgtctcaaaaaaaaaaaaaaaaaaaaaaaaaagactcacctATCCCAAGGTCCCAGGAAGGTGATCTGGAGCCTGGCATGTTgggcactggctgtgtgacctcagacaagtcccttgacctctctgaacctctgtttacacatctgtaaaatggccacATGACCACAAACAGGAAGCAAGAGATAATGACAACTATACCTGCCAGGTAGGCCAGGAGGATGCCGACGACGACCATCAGCTGCACACAAGAGCCGAGCAAGCCCCGGACTGCTGGGTAGGCGATTTCAGAGATGTAGACCTGCCAGCAACAAGACGAGGatttagggctgggcacagtggctcactcctgcaatcccagcactttgggaggccgaggcgggcagatcatcagaggtcaggagatcgagactggcctgaccaacagggaaaaaccccatctctactaaaaatacaaaattagctgggcctggtggcatgcatctgtaatcccagctactcaggaggctgaaggaggagagtcacttgaacctgggaggtggaggttgtggtgagccaagatctcaccattgcactccagcctgggcaaaaagagcgaaactccgtcttaaaaataaacaaataaataaaaatttaaaaaaaatttaaaaattttaaaaattaaaaaaacaaacaaaaaaaaacgatGAGGCTTTACTCAGGCTCCAAGAGTTCTTAAAACAGAAAGGTCTCAACCATTCAGAGCTGAGGAAAGTCCTTGCGGGGGGTTATGGCAGGTCCCGAGGCCCCTTAGTGGAACCTGCCCAGGTGAGCAGAGCCATCCCCAGGTCCTCACCACTGAAAGGTCTGTGGCAGGCGTTTAAAGGGGATTAAAGGTAACAGAGAGGGCTGCATGTGATGGCGAGGCAGTGGGCACAGAGCTTCTCAGACCTTCATTTAATGGGCACAGACACCCTAGGTAAAACGTAGATTCCGATGCAGTAGGTCTAGGCAGGCAAAAGATTCCACCTTGCTAACCAGCTCCATGTGTGCCCACCCAGGATCCTAGCCCAGGGCCCACGCTTTGAGTGGTGGCCTTAGACCAGAAGCACGAACTCTCTGCCTCAGTCACTAGGCACTGCTTCCTCCTGAGCCCACAGGCCACCAGGCCCTCACCCATGCATCTAAGGTTATTCCATAGCTTAAGCCCTAACACAGGTGTGTTTCTGCCCAGTTAAAAAAACCACAGACGTAAAAGGTCCAGCTTCTTCCCCACCCTCTTCTGGTCCAGCTGCTGCTGCCAGTTAGCAAATGCTGGTGAAATGAGCACCCAGGGAGGGCCCTGAGTGGCTGCTTTCAACCTCACTTGGGTGAGATACTGTCCACGCCCATGGCTGGGGGCAGTTCATGGGTCACCAAGCTGTCAGGGTCCAGTCCTCCATAAGCCATGCCAGGGGCTGTCTACCCAAAGTCCCACTGAATCCTGACCACTACCTCAGGGACTAATGCCATAATCCCTGTTTTCcagggaaggaaactgaggcccaggcagaCACTCTGCTCAGgtcagtggcagaaccaggatttgacCCAGATGTTCGGGGCTCCCAAGTGGGcagcctgggtcaggagggggAAAGGGGGAAGATGGGGAAGGAGGGGCTGGCCTGTGACAAGGAAAGGGGAACACAGGCCAGCAGCCTTTGCCCCAGGAGAAACCAGGACAGGAACTTCCTGCTAATTGCAGTCATTGACCCGAAGCCAGGGATGAAAACCATAATGTTGGGAGTGGGCTCCTATGGATCATCTGCAGGTCTGCAGAGCAAAAGATGGGCACGGCTAAGTGGGATAATCCTGGGTTCCAGCAACTGCTTCCCCTCTGACTAGCTGTGGACCCTGCCTGGGCAAAGGACTTCACCTTTCCGAGACTGCATGTCATGACCTCAGTGTAAAATGGAGAGAACAGCAGGATCCTTCCCAGGGTGGACGGGAGGGACCGCGAGATAACGCAGGGACTTCAAGCCTGGCACCTGTAAGGTCCCGCCAGGGGAAGCCGCGCCCCTAGGACTGAGGAGCGGTTTGTCCACTCCTCCTCTGTCTCAGGCCGCGCGAGACAGGACACTCGCGAGACGGGACACTCACCGGGGCCACTAGGGAGGCAACACCGCAGGCCAGGCCGGTGAGGAGGCGGCCCCCCAGCAGCATCCACACGTCTTGGGCCGCGGTGATGACGGCAAAGCCGGCCACGAAGGGCACGGAGCACAGCAGGAGGCTCAGCTTGCGCCCGGCGCGGTCCACCAGCCAGCCGCCCAGCACTCCCCCTGCCGCAGCACCTAGGGTCACGATGGCCTGGGGGCGggcggaggctgaggagggggcgCCGAAGCCGCAGCCCATCCCTCCCCCCGCCCACGCCCCGCGGGCTCAGAGGGAAGGGGGCGACTCCAGGCAAATGAGCCGGGGCCCAGCGCCCGTCccgaggggaggggtgggggactGAGTGGTCCGGCGCTTGTCCCGAGGGGAAGGGTGGGGGACCAAAGAACTCGATGCCCGTCCCGAAAGGCCCGATGCCCGTCTCCTGGGGAAGGGCGGTGGCGGAGGGGCCCGATGCCTGTCCCGAGAGGAGGGCGCGGGGTCCCAGGGCTGGAGGGGCGAGTCCGGGGCCTCACCCCGAACCAGGAGGCGGCAGCGTCGTCCAGGTGCGGGGCCGGGGGCGCGGCGCGCTGCAGACTCGGGATGGCCGGGGAGCTGTAGCCGAGCGCGAAGCCGAAGCTGAGTGGGCCCAGGGCAGCGGCGAAGGCGGCGAGGAAGACGCGGCGGCCGCGGGGCGCGCTGCGGTGACAGGACCGAGGGTGAGCTGAGCGGACGCGGAGGGGCGGGAGGGCGAGGCCACGTCCGGGCCCGGGTTCCCCGGGGCTCACCTGCCGCCAGGCGGCCCCAGAAGCGGCTGGGTTTCCTCTGGGTCCTCGGGCGTCATGTCCGCGGCCAACGCCGATCGGCCAGCTCCGGCGCCTGAACCGCCACCGGCCCCGCGAGTGCGGTCGGCACCGGCCTCTCGCAGCCAATgggcggcggggggcggggggcggtgcTGGGCGGGATCGGAATCGCAGAGCAGAAGCAGCCAATAGGAATGCAAGGCGGGATTAGCGAATGCGCTAGGACCCGCCCTCATATTAAAGTATACCAATGGAAGCATAACGCTGATTAGCAAAACGCGCTGGAACCGCCCCTAGGACGGAAAGGCCCTAGGTACAGGTGGGCGGAGTTTCCGTCTGGGAGCACACAATCACCCAATTGGATTGTAGTGGGAGCCCGTAAACGGGGCCAGAGAGCTGCCTCAGAACTGAGCTGGCCAATGAGGTTGGAGGGAGGAGTTTTTTTTCTGGCACCGCCTCTCAATCTAGCTTCAACCAATGAGGGTAGGGGCGGGGCGAAGGCGGAGCACGTGGGCCTCAGCCCGAGACTTCCCTCCCCCAACTCTGAGAAGCTGCAACTGTCCTGCCGGGTCCGGTTTGCAGTTCCTGCCCCGCGTTAATCGCTGCCCTGGGGCTTGTATTGGAGGTATCTGACCTCTGCCTGGGCCCAGCTCTGCAGGGGAGAGAGCCTCTAAGCAGACTGTCCTGGGCCGCCTCCCTCTCCTCTCGGACGCCGAGACTGGTCATACGCTCCCGCTAGGCTGCTGGCGGCGGAGGCGTGGCCCTGTGCACCGAAACCCATCTTCATGCTTCCCAGATTGCTGAAGGCTCGGGTCTCCAGGTGCTGAGGACCAGTGGTAGGCGGGGTACCCCACGCCCTATGTGTGACAGATCTGGGCTTCACTTCCCCTCTTAAGTGTCACTCACTTCACAGCGAGTCCTGACTCTTGAATCTTCATCTACCTGTCTCCGAATTTTGAGTTCCCTGTAGATTTTAATGCCGCCTTCTCCCCTTGTGCACCCAAGTCAAATGATGAGGCACTGTTGGATCTCACCAGTTGTACCCAATTCATACCCAACACTCTGGTTGCAGGCAGCTGCGGTGGAATGCTGGTGTAATTCTGGAAAGAGCCAGGGCATGGGAGTAAGAGGCTTGGCTTGTAATCCCTCCCTGGGCCTtgtgtttcctcatctctaagtgGGGATGACCATTATCTTCCAGGAGAGTTGTGAAGCAAGGTAATGTATATAAGACATATGAAGCACTCAAAGGCTAACCGGTATGATGAAGATAGTCATTTGACATACTGCAGTCACCTGATGGTTCTAGCAAGCAACATTTTTCAATCCTGACCACAAGACTATCTTTAAAGACTTAGGCAACTGCCCTTCTGTACTCCCACAGCATCTAGTGCTTGATAACTCAAGTGCTTGACAACACAAAGCAGTGATAAATGCTGTGATAAGAATAACTCAAGCACTGTATTCTTATCACAGCATTTATCACTGCTTTGTGACCCCTGTTTACTTCTGTCCTTCCCCAATGGACATGACCTCCTCTGGAGAGGAGGCACTTGGTGTTTGCAGAGTGGATCAGTGCCTCAAACTCCCTGGGCAGACACTGCACTTAGATGATTTTCTGTGTGACTCAGCCAGTCAGGTACACAGAAAGGGTTGTGCAGGCAGGGTGCTCCTCACCCTGTGGCCGATGGCTTCCCTTCCCGTGAGTGTGCAGAACTCACTTGTTGGCCTTTGTAAACAAATAATGTTGCCAGAGCAGCCTCTTGCCCCCTTTTCATAGGCAAAGCACCATCAGCCTGATTAGTAGGGTCCACCTTTTGCCCTCGCTACATCCCTTCTCAGACCTGTGACTCTTGTCAAATTGTGGGTAGCTCTAATGCTGCTGATTTGGAAGAATGCTCTAAAATAGTCCGTGGATTTTTTTATGCTACGCTGTGAAGCAAGaaacttcagggaaaaaaaaaggaaaaacacagatACAAGCTCATAAAGCTTACAAATTAGTTGAACATGAAAAACACCAGCCAGATCCAGCTGACACAAGGCACTTAGCCTGGCTCTGCATGGCAGACATGGGGAAAGCAAGGGCTCTGCAGTCAAAGAACTTGCAGGTTCAAACCATTGCCCCTTTTTGAGCCTGTTTCCTTATTTGAAAAGCAAGGATAATAAAACATAATTCATTAAACTGTTGGTGGGGTTGAGACAGTGTTTTTTCCCCCCTATATAGGAAAAGGGCATAAAAAACATGGAGGAAGAACGGGCATGCTAACTGCTGCAAAGAATATGAGCAGACACACGTGGCTATACACAGCCCCATCTGGGTATACCTAAATACCACTGGCTTCACTACTCTTGCCTCTTGCCTTCTGCCAAAAATGAACCAAGCAACCTTCCGCTTGGGTTATCATGCTGATCTGTTTGCACAAAAGACAGACAGGGGAGCTCTCCCCACAGTGTGCAAGGCCCACTAGGAGGTACGACCCAAACTTCTATAAAATCTGTCAGACCAAGGTCCTGTCAAACTCAGTTCTCCACACTCACAAAGAAGgcctgctggccgggcgcggtggctcacacctgtaatcccagcactttgggaggccaaggaaggcggatcacgaggtcaggagttcgagaccagcctggccaacatggtgaaaccccatctctaccaaaatacaaaaattagctgggcgtggtggtgcgcacctgtaatcccagctactcaggaggctgaggcaggagaatcgcttgaacctgggaggtggaggttgcagtgaactgagatcgtgccattgtactccagcctgggcaatagagtgagaatctgtctaaaaaaaaaaaggcctgcaGAAGAACTCTTCTGAGCTGCTTTAACGGGGTAGGTAACAGGAATAATGTAAGTAGGAAAAGatagaataaaattgaaatggCTAGAATAAAGCCAAAGTAAAATACCTTCTTCACACagattaaaatatttgcaaacaatgctAATGAAACTGGATTTCCCCTTGGGTAGGTGGCTGAGATTTCACTTTCTTTCGCACTTGGCCCAGTCCACATTTCTTTCTGCTCACACTGGAGGAGGAGCCAGGAAAGGCAGATAAACTAAATTATTATCTTCATATCATTTATGTGAAAGAGTGAAGGGGACTCAACAAGAAGGAAGGGTTTgagaatgctttctttttttttttcttttcttttcttttttttttttttttgagacagggtctccctctgttgcccaggcaggagtacagtggtgcaatcttagctcactgcagccttgaactcctgggctcaagtgatccttccaccttggcctcccaaagcactgggattacaatgAGAATACTTTTAACCACAAGGAGTAGCTGTTCTCTTGTTACATTATTGCAGAGTAACAATAAAACCACACAAAATAATCTGAAGACTTTTGACAAGCTCCTATGCCTTAATATTTTTCATGAGATGCAGGGAAGAAGGAGGAGCTTCTAAG is from Macaca mulatta isolate MMU2019108-1 chromosome 15, T2T-MMU8v2.0, whole genome shotgun sequence and encodes:
- the SLC2A8 gene encoding solute carrier family 2, facilitated glucose transporter member 8 isoform X1, translating into MTPEDPEETQPLLGPPGGSAPRGRRVFLAAFAAALGPLSFGFALGYSSPAIPSLQRAAPPAPHLDDAAASWFGAIVTLGAAAGGVLGGWLVDRAGRKLSLLLCSVPFVAGFAVITAAQDVWMLLGGRLLTGLACGVASLVAPVYISEIAYPAVRGLLGSCVQLMVVVGILLAYLAGWVLEWRWLAVLGCAPPSLMLLLMCVMPETPRFLLTQHRRQEAMAALRFLWGSEQGWEDPPIGAEQSFHLALLRQPSIYKPFIIGVSLMAFQQLSGVNAVMFYAETIFEEAKFKDSSLASVVVGVIQVLFTAVAALIMDRAGRRLLLVLSGVAMVFSTSAFGTYFKLTQGGPGNSSHMALSAPVSAEPVDASVGLAWLAVGSMCLFIAGGPQALRSLLACLRFLHLQCPFHLVLCP
- the SLC2A8 gene encoding solute carrier family 2, facilitated glucose transporter member 8 (The RefSeq protein has 2 substitutions compared to this genomic sequence), whose protein sequence is MTPEDPEETQPLLGPPGGSAPRGRRVFLAAFAAALGPLSFGFALGYSSPAIPSLQRAAPPAPHLDDAAASWFGAIVTLGAAAGGVLGGWLVDRAGRKLSLLLCSVPFVAGFAVITAAQDVWMLLGGRLLTGLACGVASLVAPVYISEIAYPAVRGLLGSCVQLMVVVGILLAYLAGWVLEWRWLAVLGCAPPSLMLLLMCVMPETPRFLLTQHRRQEAMAALRFLWGSEQGWEDPPIGAEQSFHPALLRQPGIYKPFIIGVSLMAFQQLSGVNAVMFYAETIFEEAKFKDSSLASVVVGVIQVLFTAVAALIMDRAGRRLLLVLSGVAMVFSTSAFGTYFKLTQGGPGNSSHMALSAPVSAEPVDASVGLAWLAVGSMCLFIAGFAVGWGPIPWLLMSEIFPLHVKGVATGMCVLTNWLMAFLVTKEFSSLMEVLRPYGAFWLASAFCIFSVLFTLFCVPETKGKTLEQITAHFEGR
- the SLC2A8 gene encoding solute carrier family 2, facilitated glucose transporter member 8 isoform X2, which produces MVVVGILLAYLAGWVLEWRWLAVLGCAPPSLMLLLMCVMPETPRFLLTQHRRQEAMAALRFLWGSEQGWEDPPIGAEQSFHLALLRQPSIYKPFIIGVSLMAFQQLSGVNAVMFYAETIFEEAKFKDSSLASVVVGVIQVLFTAVAALIMDRAGRRLLLVLSGVAMVFSTSAFGTYFKLTQGGPGNSSHMALSAPVSAEPVDASVGLAWLAVGSMCLFIAGFAVGWGPIPWLLMSEIFPLHVKGVATGMCVLTNWLMAFLVTKEFSSLMEVLRPYGAFWLASAFCIFSVLFTLFCVPETKGKTLEQITAHFEGR